Genomic segment of Arachis hypogaea cultivar Tifrunner chromosome 16, arahy.Tifrunner.gnm2.J5K5, whole genome shotgun sequence:
TCTAGGAGACCTTGTCGGGCTAGTCTTTCCAGCAATCTTTTGCTATGATGCACTCGTCGGTGGTATGACCGTATTTTTGATGGAAAGCGCAGTGCTTGGTCCTGTCCACGAATCGTTGGTCTTGGTAGCTTCCGGCCCTGATAGGGGGTTTGATGATTTTGGCGTTGAGTATTTTCTTGATGATTCTTTCTCTTCTGGTGTTGAACCTGGTGTAGTTGTCAAACTTCGGTGTGAGTTTAAACGTTTTCCCGGTGTCTCTGTTGTCCCCTGATCTGATTGTTCGGCCTTCTTCCTTTCGCGGTTGCTTTCTGTCTACTTTGTCGGCCTCTCGGAGTTCTTCAATCTCCATCTGCCCTGCGGCTCTCTCTCGAAATTTCTCCAGGGTTTTTGGTTTTGTCACGGCAATTGTTTCTCTGAACTTTCCTGGTTTGAGGCCGGCTTTTATGGCGTGGAGATGGACAGCAGGGTCTAGATCGGGTATCTCCATTGTTGCGTCAGCGAATCGGGTTAAATAATCCTTCAAGCTTTCTTGGGGACCTTGGCAGATGGTGCCGAGGTAATCTGATCCGTGCACATAAATGCGGGCAGCAGCAAAGTAGTCTATGAAGGATCTCTCCAATTCCTCGAAGGAGGAGATTGATCCTTCCGGTAGTTTTGAGAACCAAAGGAGGGCCGCGCCGTCAAGGTAGGTCGGAAAAGCCCTGCAAAGAATAGGTTCATTTTTAGGTCCATTAAAGAACATCATAGACTGAAATTTCTTAATGTGAGCCCGGGGGTCACCAATCCCCTTATATGGCTCGAGCGAGGAAGGTAGTGTAAAATGTTTCGGCATTTGGTAGTTGGTAATCTCCTCGGAAAATGGGTTATCCAAGGTTAATCTCTCCTTCGGGGGGTTGGTGATTAACAGGTCAGTGACGGTTTGGGATGAGCTTTTGGGATTGCCTTCATCGCGCTTGTTGTTTTGTGCTGACAGCTCGGCCAGTCTTTTGACCTCTGCTTGAAGTTCAGCCATCTGGGTCATAAGTTCGGCTTGCGTGAGTTGGTGGACTCCGTTGTCTGCCATGTCTGGAGATCGTGTGATCTGAAAAAGAAAACTCAAGAGGtagaaataagaaggaaaaaagTGGGGTTAGTTTTAcgtggccccacggtgggcgccagaTGTTACGTCCTGCGGGTGCCGAGGTATAGGAATCCCTCCTGCAGATCACAATACTAAGCGGGAGGATGATACTTCGGCTGAGGAAGAACACAGcggcgggagcacctgcaaaaagtactccgacgctcaagtgaGAATATGAATTAAGTGAGAATATGTTAAATAAATTAGAATGAGTGTGTTGTGTAACCTGTCTTCTGTGGAGTTACTTATCTGTTTATATAGACGTTGAAAGTAAGTTGGTTAGAGCTTGTTTTGAGATTTTCCGAGTTTGCCGAGAATATCCTGATTCTAGTTAGTTGAGATTCTGTGTTTTGTTGGAGCTTTCAGATTTTTGGGTG
This window contains:
- the LOC112805936 gene encoding uncharacterized protein is translated as MADNGVHQLTQAELMTQMAELQAEVKRLAELSAQNNKRDEGNPKSSSQTVTDLLITNPPKERLTLDNPFSEEITNYQMPKHFTLPSSLEPYKGIGDPRAHIKKFQSMMFFNGPKNEPILCRAFPTYLDGAALLWFSKLPEGSISSFEELERSFIDYFAAARIYVHGSDYLGTICQGPQESLKDYLTRFADATMEIPDLDPAVHLHAIKAGLKPGKFRETIAVTKPKTLEKFRERAAGQMEIEELREADKVDRKQPRKEEGRTIRSGDNRDTGKTFKLTPKFDNYTRFNTRRERIIKKILNAKIIKPPIRAGSYQDQRFVDRTKHCAFHQKYGHTTDECIIAKDCWKD